The following proteins come from a genomic window of Malus domestica chromosome 02, GDT2T_hap1:
- the LOC114820349 gene encoding AAA-ATPase At5g17760-like has product MNLFSTREMPSPSSLFSAYASMAASIMLFRSMANELIPQPVRGYVLSAIKYVFKTHSPKLTLVIEESSGMSRNQVYEAAEVYLCTKISSNTERIRVSKSPKGKNLTIRLEKGEKLVDFYEGIELKWKFLCTDSKQNNPNDPSPRSEKRYFELTFHMMHKEKVLGCYLPYVLERADAMKDEERVLKMYTLNANYPYNGIKWESINLEHPATFETLAMDQELKNAVIDDLNRFVKRKEFYKKVGRAWKRGYLLYGPPGTGKSSLVAAMANYLKFDVYDLQLANVLRDSDLRKLLLGTANRSILVIEDIDCTVDLPDRRHTDGKKQHDVQLTLSGLLNFIDGLWSSCGDERIIIFTTNHKDRLDPALLRPGRMDMHIHMSYCTYHGFKLLASNYLDIHNHHHLYGEIQDLLKETEVTPAHVAEELMKSEDVDTALEGLVKLLKRKKLEGDECEAEAEKKTAAKRQKTGNQQKKSVRNNRRIATKRSSKRLSARNPNLY; this is encoded by the exons ATGAACTTGTTCTCCACCAGAGAAATGCCTTCTCCGTCGTCGTTGTTCTCTGCCTACGCCTCCATGGCAGCGTCAATCATGCTCTTCCGGTCCATGGCGAACGAGCTCATTCCTCAACCAGTTAGGGGCTACGTTTTATCTGCCATCAAATACGTCTTCAAGACTCATTCTCCTAAACTCACCCTAGTCATAGAGGAATCGAGCGGAATGTCGCGCAATCAAGTCTACGAAGCTGCGGAGGTTTATTTGTGCACGAAAATCAGCTCCAACACTGAGAGGATCAGAGTTAGCAAGAGCCCCAAGGGGAAGAACTTGACAATCAGACTCGAGAAAGGCGAGAAGTTGGTCGATTTCTATGAAGGGATTGAGCTCAAATGGAAGTTTCTTTGTACGGATTCCAAACAGAACAACCCTAATGATCCATCTCCGAGGTCCGAAAAGCGCTACTTTGAGCTAACATTCCACATGATGCACAAAGAAAAAGTATTGGGATGTTATTTGCCTTATGTTCTTGAAAGGGCCGACGCAATGAAAGATGAAGAAAGGGTATTGAAGATGTATACATTGAATGCCAACTATCCTTACAATGGCATCAAATGGGAGTCCATCAATCTCGAACACCCTGCAACGTTCGAGACTCTGGCCATGGACCAAGAGCTCAAAAATGCGGTTATCGATGATCTTAACAGGTTTGTGAAGAGGAAGGAGTTCTACAAGAAAGTAGGAAGGGCGTGGAAACGAGGGTATTTGTTGTATGGTCCTCCGGGCACTGGAAAATCGAGCTTGGTAGCAGCAATGGCTAATTATCTCAAGTTTGATGTCTATGACCTGCAGCTGGCTAACGTTCTTCGTGACTCGGACCTGAGAAAACTGCTGCTGGGCACCGCGAACAGGTCGATTCTTGTGATCGAGGACATTGATTGTACCGTTGATCTGCCTGATCGTCGACATACAGATGGAAAAAAGCAACACGATGTACAG TTGACACTCTCTGGACTACTAAACTTCATAGATGGCTTATGGTCTAGCTGTGGGGATGAGAGGATCATAATCTTTACCACTAACCACAAGGACAGGCTAGACCCCGCCCTTCTGCGGCCGGGGCGCATGGACATGCACATTCACATGTCCTACTGCACATACCACGGATTCAAACTCTTGGCCTCGAACTACTTGGACATCCATAACCACCATCACCTCTACGGAGAAATCCAAGACTTACTCAAGGAAACGGAGGTGACTCCAGCGCACGTTGCGGAAGAGCTGATGAAGAGTGAAGATGTTGATACTGCACTCGAAGGGCTTGTTAAGCTTTTAAAGAGGAAGAAATTGGAAGGCGATGAATGTGAGGCGGAGGCTGAGAAGAAGACTGCAGCAAAAAGGCAGAAAACTGGGAACCAACAGAAGAAATCTGTGAGGAATAACAGAAGAATCGCCACAAAAAGAAGCAGCAAACGTTTGTCCGCTAGAAATCCCAATTTGTATTAA